A section of the Dehalococcoidia bacterium genome encodes:
- a CDS encoding bifunctional nuclease family protein, protein MIEMSIDSIRVSMMNYQRVVILKEKSSDRYLPIWIGPAEADAIAIKLQGVNPPRPLTHDLVDSIIRNLGASVSSIVVSDLHNDTFYAKLILDVNGKRLELDSRPSDAMAIAIRAQAPIYAAETVLDRAGIIVDSETGKPSTQSKDTKSGTTEEELKSLSAFRDFVDSLNLEDLGKGQG, encoded by the coding sequence ATGATCGAGATGAGCATCGATAGCATACGCGTGAGCATGATGAACTATCAAAGGGTGGTGATTCTGAAGGAGAAGAGCTCTGATCGTTATCTTCCCATCTGGATCGGCCCTGCTGAAGCTGATGCGATTGCTATCAAACTTCAGGGTGTCAACCCTCCTCGTCCGCTCACTCACGATTTAGTCGATTCCATCATCAGGAATCTGGGTGCTTCCGTAAGTTCAATCGTGGTGAGTGATCTGCACAACGATACCTTCTATGCCAAATTGATCCTCGATGTAAACGGCAAACGGCTGGAGCTAGATTCACGTCCTAGCGATGCGATGGCTATCGCCATACGGGCGCAAGCACCTATTTATGCCGCGGAGACGGTCTTGGATCGAGCTGGCATTATTGTGGATAGTGAGACCGGAAAGCCTTCAACCCAGAGTAAGGATACCAAAAGTGGAACAACGGAGGAAGAGTTGAAGAGTCTATCGGCCTTCCGTGATTTTGTGGATAGTTTGAATCTAGAAGACCTTGGCAAGGGCCAGGGATAG
- a CDS encoding AtpZ/AtpI family protein — protein MKKPWIVAVRFIGIGWYIGLCIAGGVFLGRWIGQKVGAETFCSLMGLAVGVVVAVYGIWIAYSLLNRNGLANKEDKEK, from the coding sequence GTGAAGAAGCCGTGGATAGTGGCTGTACGTTTCATCGGGATTGGGTGGTATATCGGACTGTGTATCGCGGGGGGAGTGTTTCTGGGGCGGTGGATAGGGCAGAAGGTGGGGGCCGAGACCTTTTGTAGCCTTATGGGATTAGCAGTGGGTGTGGTTGTGGCAGTATACGGAATCTGGATAGCTTACTCATTGCTTAACAGGAACGGACTCGCAAACAAGGAAGATAAGGAGAAATAG